The Micromonospora sp. NBC_00421 genome contains a region encoding:
- the pdxY gene encoding pyridoxal kinase PdxY, whose protein sequence is MKILSIQSSVAYGHVGNSAAVFPLQRLGHEVWPVLTVHFSNHTGYGAWRGPLLAPADVAEVIEGIADRGVLGSADAVLSGYQGDPAMGAVVLDAVDRIKAANPDAVYCCDPVMGDTGRGMFVRPGIPEYLRDVVVPRADIITPNHFELDFLAGRATTTLTDVLDAVDLVRATGPRHVLVTSVLHGDVPAGSLEVVAVSDEGAWAVTTPLLPINPNGGGDVTAALYLAHLWTTGSPATALERTIASVFTVLERTLAAGTREIQLIAAQDAIADPPARFAARRLR, encoded by the coding sequence GTGAAGATCCTGTCCATCCAGTCCTCGGTCGCCTACGGGCACGTCGGCAACTCGGCGGCCGTGTTCCCCCTCCAGCGGCTCGGGCACGAGGTCTGGCCGGTGCTGACCGTGCACTTCTCCAACCACACCGGGTACGGCGCCTGGCGCGGGCCGCTGCTGGCCCCGGCCGACGTGGCGGAGGTGATCGAGGGCATCGCCGACCGTGGGGTGCTCGGCAGCGCCGACGCGGTGCTGTCGGGATACCAGGGCGACCCGGCGATGGGTGCGGTGGTCCTCGACGCGGTGGACCGGATCAAGGCGGCCAACCCGGACGCGGTGTACTGCTGCGACCCGGTGATGGGCGACACCGGCCGGGGGATGTTCGTCCGGCCCGGCATCCCGGAGTACCTGCGCGACGTGGTCGTCCCGCGCGCCGACATCATCACCCCGAACCACTTCGAGCTGGACTTCCTCGCCGGCCGGGCGACCACCACCCTGACCGACGTGCTGGACGCCGTCGACCTGGTACGGGCGACCGGGCCACGACACGTCCTGGTCACCAGCGTGCTGCACGGCGACGTGCCGGCCGGCTCGCTGGAGGTGGTGGCCGTGTCGGACGAGGGGGCCTGGGCGGTGACCACCCCGTTGCTGCCGATCAACCCCAACGGCGGCGGTGACGTGACCGCGGCGCTCTACCTGGCGCACCTGTGGACGACGGGGTCGCCCGCGACGGCGCTGGAACGGACCATCGCCTCGGTCTTCACCGTGCTGGAGCGGACCCTGGCGGCGGGTACCCGGGAGATCCAGCTGATCGCGGCCCAGGACGCGATCGCCGATCCGCCGGCCAGGTTCGCCGCACGCCGGTTGCGCTGA
- a CDS encoding copper resistance CopC family protein, translating into MRRLPPTCGPVGRALAGLFASVLAAAIVFLPTPGPAQAHGTLAMSTPAAGATVAEPLTEVELYFTEQVAANAYFTVTGPGGGRVDAGWRHGSPRPLDKPVREYLLVNGKFEPKEYSTGFPAVVTLAHLPAAGQYAVSYLSVASDGEPVRGTMSFRYTGRSTAAPQGWRPPVDQPDPALVAAAEQHATSGHAGGPAASAVPTAPSTAAAPVAPPAAAPDDDEGGLGWLVWAGGAVLVVAAVGYAGWRRRPVPAGRPAGRAGGRSGGRSRVPGTTPRRGAAARAGRPGTVAGRKGAARTAATAAPHAAGSRPAVTAASRATTTSRATTVAPRARVDDRLAVVADDGAAPTGDGALAGDGVVPAGGGAAPTGDGVGPAPGSRLGNRNLALLVGGLVVALLAGFGLGRISPTAPPPTRAAGTPLSTGPVLSAGDGHQHGAGTGPHTHPGDGGGTQVTGMSVNAGGYTVQPTARSQPAGVRADYRFRIVGTDGQPATRFAVVHDKQLHLVVVGRDLSGYQHLHPTMEADGTWTVPLTLARPGGYRIYADFSVTGADGSTLPLVLGVDHQVPGAHDPVPLPPAAPRATAGPFTVTMAGTPTVGVTVPLSFRPDGVDPARLERYLGAYGHLVVVREGDLGYVHVHPEPELVDGAVRFWLTAPSAGRYRAFFDFQVDGKVHTAQYTLDLA; encoded by the coding sequence ATGCGCCGTCTCCCTCCGACCTGCGGACCCGTCGGACGTGCCCTCGCGGGCCTGTTCGCGTCCGTGCTCGCCGCAGCGATCGTCTTCCTGCCCACCCCCGGGCCGGCACAGGCACACGGCACCCTGGCGATGTCCACCCCGGCCGCCGGCGCCACGGTGGCCGAGCCGCTGACGGAGGTGGAGCTCTACTTCACCGAGCAGGTCGCCGCCAACGCGTACTTCACCGTCACCGGCCCCGGCGGCGGTCGGGTCGACGCCGGCTGGCGGCACGGCTCGCCCCGGCCCCTGGACAAGCCGGTACGGGAGTACCTGCTGGTCAACGGGAAGTTCGAGCCCAAGGAGTACAGCACGGGGTTCCCTGCGGTGGTGACCCTCGCCCACCTTCCGGCGGCGGGGCAGTACGCGGTGAGCTACCTGTCGGTGGCCTCCGACGGCGAGCCGGTGCGGGGCACGATGAGCTTCCGGTACACCGGCCGGTCGACCGCCGCGCCGCAGGGTTGGCGTCCACCGGTCGACCAACCGGACCCGGCGCTGGTGGCCGCCGCCGAGCAGCACGCGACCTCCGGACACGCCGGCGGCCCGGCGGCGTCCGCGGTGCCGACGGCCCCCTCGACGGCCGCCGCCCCCGTGGCTCCGCCGGCCGCCGCCCCCGACGACGACGAGGGTGGCCTCGGGTGGTTGGTGTGGGCCGGCGGCGCGGTGCTGGTGGTGGCGGCGGTCGGTTACGCGGGCTGGCGTCGTCGCCCGGTTCCTGCCGGTCGACCGGCAGGCCGGGCGGGCGGTCGCTCCGGCGGCCGGTCGCGCGTGCCGGGTACGACCCCCCGGCGGGGTGCCGCCGCCCGTGCCGGACGGCCCGGGACGGTAGCCGGTCGCAAGGGCGCGGCCCGTACCGCCGCCACCGCCGCCCCACATGCCGCCGGCTCGCGTCCTGCCGTCACCGCCGCCTCGCGTGCGACCACCACCTCACGTGCCACCACCGTCGCCCCGCGGGCCAGGGTGGACGACCGGCTGGCAGTGGTGGCCGACGACGGTGCTGCCCCGACCGGTGACGGAGCACTGGCCGGTGACGGTGTCGTTCCGGCTGGCGGCGGTGCCGCCCCGACAGGTGACGGTGTCGGCCCGGCCCCCGGTTCTCGGCTGGGTAACCGGAACCTCGCGTTGCTGGTGGGGGGCCTGGTGGTGGCCCTGCTGGCCGGCTTCGGGCTGGGGCGGATCAGTCCCACCGCGCCGCCGCCCACCCGGGCCGCCGGCACGCCGCTGTCCACCGGGCCGGTGCTCTCGGCGGGGGACGGACACCAGCACGGGGCGGGCACCGGACCGCACACCCATCCCGGTGACGGGGGTGGGACCCAGGTGACCGGGATGTCGGTCAACGCCGGGGGCTACACGGTGCAACCGACGGCCCGGTCCCAGCCGGCGGGCGTACGGGCGGACTACCGGTTCCGGATCGTCGGCACCGACGGACAGCCGGCGACCCGCTTCGCTGTCGTCCACGACAAGCAGCTGCACCTGGTCGTGGTGGGTCGGGACCTGAGCGGTTACCAGCACCTGCACCCGACGATGGAGGCGGACGGCACCTGGACCGTCCCGCTGACGCTGGCCCGGCCCGGCGGCTACCGCATCTATGCGGACTTCTCGGTGACCGGTGCCGACGGCAGCACGTTGCCGCTGGTCCTGGGCGTCGACCACCAGGTCCCCGGTGCGCACGACCCGGTCCCGCTGCCGCCGGCCGCGCCCCGGGCGACGGCCGGGCCGTTCACGGTGACGATGGCCGGCACGCCCACGGTGGGCGTGACGGTGCCGCTGTCCTTCCGGCCCGACGGGGTCGACCCGGCGCGTCTGGAGCGCTACCTGGGGGCGTACGGGCACCTGGTCGTGGTGCGGGAGGGCGACCTCGGTTACGTGCACGTCCACCCGGAGCCGGAACTGGTGGACGGGGCGGTCCGGTTCTGGCTGACGGCACCGAGTGCGGGTCGGTACCGGGCGTTCTTCGACTTCCAGGTCGACGGGAAGGTGCACACCGCGCAGTACACGCTCGACCTGGCCTGA
- a CDS encoding NAD-dependent epimerase/dehydratase family protein: MRYDPTAARMRGMTDRAAESALPRRVVVTGATGKLGRAVVAHLRAVGVDVLAVDRAAGRDPRDVDGEFLLADLGDYGQVVEALTGGADEHGGPVDAARYSRPDLVSATGVRRTWPADRRSRPGPRSAGSPGYPPPGSAPAR, encoded by the coding sequence ATGCGGTACGACCCCACTGCCGCAAGGATGAGGGGCATGACCGACCGGGCAGCTGAATCCGCACTTCCCAGACGTGTCGTCGTCACCGGGGCCACCGGCAAGCTCGGCCGCGCCGTGGTGGCCCACCTGCGGGCCGTGGGTGTCGACGTGCTGGCCGTGGACCGGGCCGCAGGGCGCGATCCCCGCGACGTCGACGGCGAGTTCCTACTGGCCGACCTCGGCGACTACGGGCAGGTGGTGGAGGCCCTCACCGGCGGTGCCGACGAGCACGGCGGCCCGGTCGACGCTGCTCGATACAGCCGCCCGGACCTGGTCAGCGCAACCGGCGTGCGGCGAACCTGGCCGGCGGATCGGCGATCGCGTCCTGGGCCGCGATCAGCTGGATCTCCCGGGTACCCGCCGCCAGGGTCCGCTCCAGCACGGTGA